A genomic region of Acipenser ruthenus chromosome 9, fAciRut3.2 maternal haplotype, whole genome shotgun sequence contains the following coding sequences:
- the defbl1 gene encoding beta-defensin-like 1: MNRQNCILLVLFAFLAITCEVGVVTSLPWGCSSYSGTCRVACLPAELPFGPFGCAKGFVCCVSQIL, from the exons ATGAACCGTCAAAATTGCATTCTCTTGGTTCTATTTGCATTCTTGGCAATAACTT GTGAAGTAGGAGTTGTCACAAGCCTGCCTTGGGGTTGTTccagctacagtgggacctgtcGTGTAGCTTGCCTGCCTGCGGAGTTACCTTTTGGACCTTTTGGCTGTGCTAAAGGATTTGT GTGCTGCGTATCACAAATCCTATGA